A genomic region of Capnocytophaga canimorsus contains the following coding sequences:
- a CDS encoding glutathione peroxidase, producing MNKLVAILALCIFGFSNAQQKTQNTIYQFVVKDIYGDDFALSQLKGKKVMIVNTASKCGLTPQYEGLEALYQKYKDNDFIIIGFPANNFKSQEPGSNNEIAEFCKINYGVSFPMMEKISVKGEDTHPLYKFLTSKKLNGFEDSEIQWNFQKYLIGADGKLEKIIAPKTSPQDKEIIDWIEK from the coding sequence ATGAATAAATTAGTTGCAATATTGGCTTTGTGCATATTCGGATTTTCAAATGCACAACAAAAAACACAAAACACTATATATCAATTTGTTGTAAAAGATATATACGGAGATGATTTTGCTCTTTCTCAATTGAAAGGTAAAAAGGTAATGATTGTAAACACCGCCTCGAAGTGTGGACTAACTCCTCAGTACGAAGGATTGGAGGCTTTATATCAAAAATATAAAGATAACGACTTTATTATCATTGGATTTCCTGCTAATAATTTTAAATCGCAAGAGCCTGGTAGCAACAATGAAATTGCAGAATTTTGTAAAATTAACTATGGTGTTAGTTTTCCAATGATGGAAAAAATTTCTGTAAAGGGAGAAGATACACATCCTTTATATAAATTCTTGACTTCTAAAAAATTAAACGGATTTGAAGATTCTGAGATACAATGGAATTTTCAAAAATATCTTATCGGAGCAGACGGAAAATTGGAAAAAATAATCGCTCCAAAAACTTCACCTCAAGATAAAGAAATTATTGATTGGATTGAAAAGTAA
- a CDS encoding DUF4091 domain-containing protein, whose product MKIKSLLLLFLVTFFALAQTPQEITDLGLKTKQETLPTEKYMELPNPVTANLQNWSSIKGIHIGWGSTDIRYKKEEPILHLETTKHLKAWKGERISAQIGISNADKDIEISVEVSDLKSGKYKIGKEHFQTAFVRYVMTDELNKDGKGGCGYRKPTDFDSTLVADVLDHHTKKIEIAKYSSRGIWLKMQIPQNTKAGNYKGFVTLKNRTKILKKLPFEVQVLQRTLPQPKDWKFHLDLWQNPYAVARYFGVTPWSEAHFKHLKREMKLYADAGGKSITASIMYEPWGGQTQDSFNSMVMWMKKLDGSWHFDFAVFDKWIEFMHEMGITKQINCYSMVPWKLSFQYFDQATNQLQVIKTQPGEPEYETMWTAMLTAFAKHLKTKGWFEKTYISMDERPKEVMHKVLKIIKNADPNFKISLAGDWHQELEPYLDDYCVPLSTKYEQKVLEKRQQQGKVTTYYTCCTEPYPNTFTFSKPAESEWLAWYAAKDNLDGYLRWALNSWTSEPLLDSRFRAWAAGDTYLVYPMGRSSIRFERMIEGIQFYEKVNILREEFHQKQNTEALKKIENVLQLFDENTLPQNPASEVTKKAREVINSL is encoded by the coding sequence ATGAAAATTAAAAGTTTACTATTGTTATTTTTGGTTACATTCTTTGCTTTAGCTCAAACGCCTCAAGAAATCACAGATTTAGGTTTAAAGACTAAGCAAGAGACACTTCCTACTGAAAAATATATGGAATTGCCTAATCCTGTGACAGCTAATTTGCAAAATTGGAGTTCAATAAAAGGAATCCATATAGGCTGGGGTTCAACAGACATTCGTTATAAAAAAGAGGAACCTATTCTTCATCTGGAAACAACCAAACACCTAAAAGCTTGGAAAGGAGAACGTATTTCTGCTCAAATAGGTATTTCAAATGCAGATAAAGATATTGAAATATCCGTAGAGGTTTCAGATTTAAAAAGCGGTAAATACAAAATTGGAAAAGAGCATTTTCAAACGGCTTTTGTGCGTTATGTAATGACCGACGAACTCAACAAAGATGGTAAAGGAGGTTGCGGATATCGTAAACCCACTGATTTTGATTCTACCCTCGTCGCTGATGTTCTTGATCATCACACAAAAAAAATAGAAATTGCAAAATACTCATCTCGTGGTATTTGGCTAAAAATGCAAATACCTCAAAATACAAAGGCAGGTAATTATAAAGGTTTTGTCACTCTGAAAAACAGAACAAAAATTCTTAAAAAATTACCTTTTGAAGTTCAGGTTTTACAACGTACTTTACCACAACCGAAAGATTGGAAATTTCATTTGGATTTATGGCAAAATCCGTATGCTGTGGCTCGTTATTTTGGTGTAACACCTTGGTCAGAAGCTCATTTCAAACATCTAAAAAGAGAAATGAAACTATATGCCGATGCAGGTGGAAAATCCATAACGGCTTCCATAATGTACGAACCTTGGGGCGGACAAACACAAGATTCTTTCAATTCTATGGTGATGTGGATGAAGAAGTTAGATGGCTCGTGGCACTTTGATTTTGCAGTATTTGACAAATGGATTGAATTTATGCACGAAATGGGAATAACCAAGCAAATCAATTGTTATTCGATGGTTCCTTGGAAATTGTCATTTCAATACTTCGACCAAGCGACAAATCAGTTACAAGTCATTAAAACACAACCAGGAGAGCCTGAATATGAAACAATGTGGACAGCAATGCTCACTGCCTTTGCGAAACATCTGAAAACAAAAGGTTGGTTTGAAAAAACGTACATTTCAATGGACGAACGCCCCAAAGAAGTAATGCATAAAGTATTGAAAATCATCAAGAACGCTGACCCTAATTTCAAAATATCTCTGGCAGGTGATTGGCATCAGGAGTTAGAGCCTTACCTCGATGATTATTGCGTTCCATTAAGCACCAAATACGAACAAAAAGTCCTCGAAAAAAGGCAACAACAGGGCAAAGTAACCACCTATTATACTTGTTGTACAGAACCTTACCCAAATACTTTTACTTTTAGCAAACCCGCTGAAAGTGAATGGTTAGCGTGGTATGCCGCTAAAGATAATCTGGACGGATATTTGCGTTGGGCATTAAATAGCTGGACGTCAGAACCTTTATTAGATAGCCGTTTTAGGGCTTGGGCGGCAGGAGATACTTATCTGGTTTATCCAATGGGAAGAAGTTCTATACGTTTCGAACGAATGATAGAAGGTATCCAATTTTATGAAAAGGTAAATATTTTACGTGAGGAATTTCATCAAAAACAGAACACTGAAGCACTCAAAAAAATAGAGAATGTTTTGCAACTTTTCGATGAAAACACTTTACCTCAAAATCCTGCATCGGAAGTTACAAAAAAAGCAAGAGAAGTTATTAACTCATTATAA
- the ccsA gene encoding cytochrome c biogenesis protein CcsA has product MIKKISKVVFATPLTTAVFLAVAVVVGMGIKKMIKFIFSTRLMAILFVVFAVAMALGTFIENDYDIETARIWVYNAWWFELIMFLFMINFIGNIKRYNLLKRENWSVFLLHISWVFIIIGAFITRYISDEGIISLREGETADFYISDRTYVTAFVDGNHQGEGFRKTHQKEVLFSKRAKNSYHWKSDFKGIPFEISYKDFIRGASDGFVEDPEGEYYLKIVETIGGNRHEHYLKYGEVANFHNILFALNRPTPGAINITMTEEGNYINSPFSGTYMNMATQQRFDVVKDSLQPLQFLSLYNLGQSAFVIPQPLVRGREGVQQLPQEQISKESPNAVVFEVKSGEEVKEVAVLGGKGYINPPTTISVNGLDFHLHYGSRRENLPFSVTLNDFIADKYPGTEKSYSSFMSKVTVKSDDVFDYDIYMNHILNHKGHRLFQASFHPDEKGSVLSVNQDYWGTLFTYIGYVLLYIGLIAFMFLGKSRFIKLGQQLKEIQAKRMKISVLLLLFSTPMLAQNSDSHPFLFDKTKIDSLLQATTVDAAHAEKFGELVIQDAGRMKPIHTFSSELLRKMSKKDTFKNMDANQVFLSMMLNPVVWYHVDFIFIKKANDSLHKILGVEKGKKYVSAIDFVDKQMRSKLDPYLQEAYATNTPNQFQKDFKEADQRLRLLDRALSGDILKIFPLLETDNSKWVSPVEFRYNPEGVKDTLYANFIHGSVPLYLNMLRDAIKTGNYENADALLEAFKKNQKNHGEAVLPAQKKIQAEIVYNKVHIFNRLFQYYLFAGLVLFFVSVIQIFSSRNKVLNFIGKASWIFLCVSFLLHTLGLVARWYISGHAPWSDAYESMIYVAWATMLMGVIFARRSQLTLGATAFVTSMILMIAHWNWMDPSIGTLQPVLNSYWLMIHVAVIVGSYGPFALGMILGVVSMFLMIFTNSKNKQRISLAIQELMIVGELALTLGLVMLTIGNFLGGMWANESWGRYWGWDPKETWALVSIMVYAFVIHMRLVPGLRGRWAFSFASVVSFFSILMTYFGVNFYLSGLHSYASGEKIITPSFVYYSVAFVLILGAVSFWRYQVNYKK; this is encoded by the coding sequence ATGATTAAAAAAATTAGTAAAGTTGTTTTTGCTACCCCTTTAACAACTGCTGTGTTTCTTGCTGTTGCTGTTGTGGTGGGAATGGGAATAAAAAAAATGATTAAGTTTATTTTCTCTACTCGGCTGATGGCGATTTTGTTTGTCGTTTTTGCCGTGGCTATGGCTTTGGGTACGTTTATTGAAAATGATTATGATATTGAAACTGCCCGAATTTGGGTATATAACGCTTGGTGGTTTGAGTTGATTATGTTCCTTTTTATGATCAATTTCATTGGGAATATAAAGCGTTATAATCTGTTGAAACGAGAAAACTGGTCAGTGTTTTTGTTGCATATTTCGTGGGTATTTATCATCATCGGGGCTTTCATTACCCGATATATCAGTGATGAAGGCATAATTTCCTTACGGGAAGGTGAAACGGCCGATTTTTATATTTCCGACCGCACTTATGTAACTGCCTTTGTCGATGGAAATCATCAGGGCGAAGGGTTTAGAAAAACCCACCAAAAGGAAGTTTTATTTTCCAAAAGGGCAAAAAATAGCTACCATTGGAAGTCTGATTTTAAGGGAATTCCTTTTGAGATATCTTATAAAGATTTTATACGCGGGGCATCTGACGGTTTTGTGGAAGACCCAGAAGGGGAGTATTATCTGAAAATTGTTGAAACTATTGGAGGAAATCGGCACGAGCATTATTTGAAATACGGAGAGGTAGCTAACTTTCATAACATATTGTTTGCTTTAAATCGTCCGACCCCAGGGGCAATCAATATTACGATGACTGAGGAAGGAAATTATATAAACTCTCCTTTTTCAGGGACTTATATGAATATGGCTACTCAACAGCGCTTTGATGTAGTTAAAGACAGTCTTCAGCCTTTACAATTCCTTTCCTTATACAATTTAGGGCAGAGTGCTTTTGTAATTCCGCAGCCCTTGGTTCGGGGTAGGGAAGGAGTACAACAACTTCCGCAAGAACAGATTTCCAAAGAAAGCCCCAATGCGGTGGTTTTTGAAGTAAAATCGGGTGAAGAGGTGAAAGAGGTTGCCGTTTTAGGAGGTAAAGGATATATCAATCCTCCTACAACTATTAGCGTTAACGGATTGGATTTTCATCTGCATTATGGTTCTCGGCGCGAAAATTTGCCTTTTTCAGTTACTCTTAACGATTTTATAGCGGATAAATACCCAGGAACAGAAAAAAGTTATTCTTCTTTTATGAGTAAGGTAACCGTAAAAAGTGATGACGTGTTTGATTATGATATTTATATGAACCATATTTTAAATCACAAGGGACATCGACTTTTCCAAGCTTCCTTCCATCCCGATGAAAAAGGCTCGGTATTGTCGGTCAATCAAGATTATTGGGGGACTTTATTTACCTATATCGGGTATGTATTGCTCTATATCGGATTGATAGCCTTTATGTTCCTTGGAAAATCCCGATTTATAAAATTAGGGCAACAACTCAAAGAAATACAGGCAAAACGTATGAAAATTTCGGTTTTATTACTGTTATTTTCAACCCCAATGTTGGCACAAAATTCTGATTCGCATCCTTTTTTGTTTGATAAAACCAAAATTGATTCGCTATTACAAGCTACTACTGTAGATGCAGCTCACGCCGAAAAATTTGGTGAGTTGGTTATACAAGATGCTGGACGAATGAAACCCATACACACCTTTAGCTCTGAGTTACTTCGAAAAATGAGTAAAAAGGATACGTTTAAGAATATGGATGCTAATCAGGTGTTTTTATCAATGATGTTAAATCCGGTAGTTTGGTATCACGTTGATTTTATATTCATTAAAAAAGCTAATGATAGCTTACATAAAATTCTTGGGGTGGAAAAAGGCAAGAAATATGTCAGTGCTATTGATTTTGTTGACAAACAGATGCGCAGTAAGCTAGACCCTTATTTGCAAGAAGCCTATGCCACCAACACACCAAATCAGTTTCAGAAAGATTTTAAAGAAGCTGACCAACGCTTACGTTTGTTAGACAGAGCTTTATCTGGAGATATATTGAAAATCTTTCCGCTTTTGGAAACCGATAATAGCAAATGGGTCTCACCGGTTGAATTTAGGTATAATCCTGAGGGAGTGAAAGATACCTTGTATGCTAATTTTATTCACGGTTCGGTGCCTTTGTATCTGAATATGTTACGCGATGCCATCAAAACGGGTAATTACGAAAATGCTGATGCTTTGTTAGAAGCTTTTAAAAAGAACCAAAAGAACCACGGTGAAGCTGTGCTTCCTGCTCAAAAGAAAATACAAGCCGAAATAGTTTATAACAAAGTACATATATTCAATAGATTATTTCAATATTATCTGTTTGCAGGGCTTGTACTGTTTTTTGTTTCTGTAATTCAGATATTTTCAAGTAGAAATAAAGTGTTGAATTTCATTGGTAAAGCATCTTGGATTTTTCTTTGTGTTTCCTTTTTATTGCATACTTTGGGGCTTGTAGCCCGTTGGTATATTTCTGGTCACGCTCCTTGGAGCGATGCTTATGAGAGTATGATTTACGTGGCTTGGGCAACGATGCTTATGGGAGTGATATTTGCGCGTCGCTCTCAACTCACCTTGGGGGCAACTGCTTTTGTAACCTCAATGATACTGATGATTGCTCATTGGAACTGGATGGACCCTTCTATAGGTACGCTTCAGCCTGTGCTTAATAGTTATTGGTTGATGATTCACGTAGCGGTTATCGTGGGGAGTTATGGACCATTTGCTTTGGGAATGATTTTAGGAGTGGTATCTATGTTCTTGATGATTTTTACCAATTCAAAAAATAAACAGCGAATCTCGTTGGCCATCCAAGAATTAATGATAGTTGGCGAACTTGCCTTAACCTTAGGTTTAGTAATGCTTACCATTGGTAATTTTTTAGGCGGAATGTGGGCAAATGAAAGTTGGGGACGTTATTGGGGCTGGGACCCTAAAGAAACTTGGGCATTGGTAAGCATTATGGTCTATGCCTTTGTGATTCATATGCGTTTGGTACCAGGTTTGCGTGGACGTTGGGCTTTTAGTTTTGCTAGTGTGGTTTCTTTTTTCAGTATTTTGATGACTTATTTTGGTGTGAATTTTTACCTTTCAGGATTGCATAGTTATGCCAGTGGTGAGAAGATAATAACACCTTCATTTGTTTATTATTCGGTTGCTTTTGTACTGATTTTAGGGGCAGTTTCTTTTTGGCGCTATCAAGTGAATTACAAAAAGTAA
- a CDS encoding diphosphomevalonate/mevalonate 3,5-bisphosphate decarboxylase family protein encodes MVYTDFFSPKYDFNIASGTVSWKAPSNIALVKYWGKLEGQIPANPSVSFTLTNCYTETSVRFKKLETPTDDFQFTFFFEKEPKPSFHPKIIIFFNRIYEYLPFLKDYHFEIYSENSFPHSSGIASSASAMAALSVCLMQIERQLNPNISENDFWQKASLLARLGSGSACRSIQGNIVVWGEHKSIPQSSDLYGVPYPFEINNVFKNYQDTILLIDKGQKQVSSSVGHDLMHNHPFAQKRFEQAHENLNKLIPVFRDGDLDKFIEIVESEALTLHAMMMTSLPYFILMKPNTLEVIQRIWKFRQETKTPVCFTLDAGANVHVLYPDSHKNEVLQFIKDELIAFCENKQYICDQISNSSN; translated from the coding sequence ATGGTATATACTGATTTTTTTTCTCCAAAATACGATTTTAATATAGCCTCTGGAACAGTTTCTTGGAAAGCACCAAGCAATATTGCTTTGGTTAAATATTGGGGAAAACTTGAGGGGCAAATCCCTGCAAATCCTTCCGTTAGTTTCACACTAACCAATTGTTATACAGAAACTTCAGTTCGTTTTAAAAAATTAGAAACACCTACTGATGATTTTCAGTTTACTTTCTTTTTTGAAAAAGAGCCAAAGCCGTCTTTCCACCCAAAAATAATTATTTTTTTCAATCGGATTTACGAATACTTGCCTTTTTTGAAGGATTATCATTTTGAAATATATTCAGAAAATTCCTTTCCGCACAGTAGTGGGATTGCCTCTTCAGCAAGTGCTATGGCAGCATTGTCAGTATGTTTGATGCAGATTGAAAGGCAGTTAAACCCTAATATTTCAGAAAACGATTTTTGGCAAAAAGCCTCACTTTTAGCTCGTTTGGGCTCAGGAAGTGCCTGTCGAAGCATACAAGGAAATATTGTGGTCTGGGGAGAACATAAGTCTATTCCGCAAAGTTCTGACCTTTATGGAGTTCCGTATCCTTTTGAAATTAACAATGTTTTTAAAAATTATCAGGATACGATTTTGCTTATTGATAAAGGACAAAAGCAAGTGAGTAGCTCTGTAGGACACGACTTGATGCACAATCATCCTTTTGCTCAAAAACGCTTCGAACAAGCTCACGAAAATCTTAATAAATTAATTCCTGTTTTTAGAGATGGCGATTTAGATAAGTTCATCGAAATTGTTGAAAGTGAAGCCTTAACACTTCACGCAATGATGATGACCAGTCTTCCTTACTTCATACTAATGAAACCCAACACTTTAGAAGTTATTCAACGCATTTGGAAGTTCCGGCAAGAAACCAAAACTCCTGTTTGCTTCACTTTAGATGCTGGTGCCAACGTACACGTTTTATATCCCGATTCTCACAAAAACGAAGTTTTGCAATTTATTAAAGATGAATTGATTGCATTTTGTGAAAATAAGCAGTATATTTGCGACCAAATTTCTAACTCATCGAATTAG
- a CDS encoding mevalonate kinase family protein — protein sequence MKRPLFYSKILLFGEYGIIKDSKGLAIPYNFYNGALKMPDQIDESKQAEAKKSNQALAQFAIHLEQLSSENPEIVTFDIEQLKKDISSGMYFDSSIPQGYGVGSSGALVAAIYDQYAHNKITVLENLTREKLLQLKNIFGKMESFFHGTSSGLDPLNSYLSLPILINSKDNIEPTGIPSQTINGKGAVFLLDSGVVGETAPMVRIFMENMKNEAFQSMLKTQFIKYTDACIDDFLKGNVKSLFKNVKKLSKVVLNNFKPMIPSEFHALWKKGIDTGDYFLKLCGSGGGGYMLGFTEDIEKAKKTLEGHKIEVVYQF from the coding sequence ATGAAGAGACCTTTATTTTATTCAAAAATCTTACTCTTTGGGGAATATGGCATCATCAAGGATTCCAAAGGGTTGGCTATTCCGTATAATTTCTACAATGGAGCTTTAAAAATGCCTGACCAAATTGATGAAAGCAAACAGGCAGAAGCAAAAAAGTCAAACCAAGCGTTAGCTCAGTTCGCTATCCATCTGGAACAATTATCCTCAGAAAATCCTGAAATTGTTACTTTTGATATTGAGCAACTAAAAAAAGACATCAGTAGCGGAATGTACTTCGATAGTAGCATTCCACAAGGTTATGGCGTTGGGAGTAGCGGAGCTTTGGTTGCAGCCATTTACGACCAATACGCCCACAATAAAATCACGGTTTTGGAGAATTTAACCCGAGAAAAACTTCTGCAACTGAAAAATATTTTCGGGAAAATGGAAAGTTTTTTCCACGGAACATCCTCTGGTTTAGACCCTTTGAATAGCTATTTGAGTCTACCAATTCTTATCAATTCCAAAGATAATATTGAGCCTACAGGGATACCCTCTCAAACGATAAACGGCAAAGGAGCAGTTTTTTTGTTAGATAGTGGCGTTGTAGGTGAAACAGCACCGATGGTTCGTATTTTTATGGAAAATATGAAAAATGAAGCCTTTCAGAGTATGTTAAAAACGCAATTCATCAAATATACGGACGCTTGTATTGATGATTTTCTGAAAGGAAATGTAAAATCCCTTTTCAAGAATGTGAAAAAACTTTCAAAAGTGGTTCTTAATAACTTTAAACCAATGATTCCTTCTGAATTTCACGCTCTTTGGAAAAAAGGTATCGATACTGGGGATTATTTCTTGAAACTTTGCGGCTCAGGTGGAGGCGGATATATGTTAGGATTTACCGAAGATATTGAGAAAGCTAAAAAAACTCTTGAAGGACATAAAATAGAAGTTGTATATCAGTTTTAA
- a CDS encoding geranylgeranylglycerol-phosphate geranylgeranyltransferase codes for MIVSHRTKRYLLKLLGLFSVVRGYNILTICVAQYLAAVFVFSKNESFKEVFFNDVLFMLVVAGAFAVAGGYIINSFYDYEKDLINNPFKSMIDRLISQNTKLTAYFLLNFFSIFVAGYVSFRAILFFSAYIFGMWIYSHRLKKIPFVGNVTAALLAITPFFAIFLYYKNFDLIIFVHAFLVFLLILIKDLTKDLRSLKGDLAQNYQTIAVKYGEKVSKIAISIAVLMCFIPIYALLTHFDVGNMKYYLAFTCVFLYFYIFFLWISNKQKQYILLHNLLKITLISGVFSISLIDTWWIEEICR; via the coding sequence ATGATTGTATCACATCGAACAAAACGTTACCTACTAAAATTGCTCGGATTGTTTTCGGTGGTAAGAGGGTACAATATATTGACCATCTGCGTCGCCCAATATTTAGCGGCTGTTTTTGTGTTTTCAAAAAATGAGAGCTTTAAGGAAGTTTTCTTTAACGATGTGCTTTTTATGCTGGTAGTAGCAGGGGCTTTCGCTGTTGCAGGAGGTTACATTATCAATAGCTTCTACGATTACGAAAAAGACTTGATTAACAACCCATTTAAATCAATGATTGATCGTTTAATCAGCCAGAACACCAAACTTACCGCTTATTTTTTACTCAATTTTTTCTCTATTTTTGTTGCTGGATACGTTTCTTTCAGAGCTATTTTGTTTTTCTCTGCCTACATTTTCGGAATGTGGATTTACTCGCATCGACTAAAAAAAATCCCATTTGTTGGCAACGTTACTGCTGCTCTACTTGCTATCACTCCTTTTTTCGCTATCTTTCTGTATTACAAAAATTTTGACCTCATCATATTCGTACACGCCTTTTTGGTTTTCTTACTAATCCTCATTAAAGATTTAACCAAAGATTTAAGAAGTTTAAAAGGAGATTTAGCTCAAAATTACCAAACTATTGCTGTAAAATACGGCGAAAAAGTGTCGAAAATAGCCATTTCAATTGCAGTTTTAATGTGCTTTATCCCCATTTATGCATTATTAACCCATTTTGATGTAGGAAATATGAAGTACTATCTTGCCTTTACCTGCGTTTTTTTATATTTTTATATATTTTTCCTTTGGATAAGCAACAAGCAAAAACAATACATTTTATTGCATAATCTACTAAAAATCACACTTATTTCAGGAGTTTTTAGTATTTCTTTGATTGATACTTGGTGGATAGAGGAAATATGCAGATAA
- a CDS encoding lytic transglycosylase domain-containing protein — protein MKTKSLIFASLLCFINVIQGQQPQQVPSDTLSEIEEKSIDILDNSEIESPSEYIQKQGIYVLKDHPQAESFDRKWLSELTNSELFFQMSEAVANQPTSDVIYEELPTEVLKSRLEALNQKTPFNIEYNPILERVIKSFLKNRRSSLERLMSLSDYYFPMFEQEMNAKKIPLEMKYLAIVESALNPKARSYMGATGLWQFMYATGRMYGLEVSNYVDERCDPVRATKAAASYLSRLYDIFGDWDLVLAAYNSGPGNVTKAMRRSDGKQNYWNLRPHLPRETAGYVPAFLATLYIFEYASEHGFNPQKRQNHHFETDTIRVKQAVPFKNIAEITGMDIKEIQFFNPSYQLDVVPYVAGKNYGLRLPVEEIGKFVANEEIVYSYINEEIAKREKPLPELVKGDQYVSGGKRIIHKVKKGDVLGKIATRYKVSVSDIKRWNKIKGTNIQIGQKLVIHQK, from the coding sequence ATGAAAACAAAATCTCTTATATTTGCTTCATTACTTTGTTTTATAAATGTAATTCAAGGGCAACAACCTCAGCAAGTGCCTAGTGATACCCTCTCGGAAATTGAAGAAAAATCTATTGATATTCTAGACAATTCAGAGATTGAATCGCCTTCCGAATACATTCAAAAGCAAGGTATTTACGTTTTGAAAGATCACCCTCAGGCAGAAAGTTTTGACAGAAAATGGCTTAGTGAACTTACCAACTCCGAGTTGTTTTTTCAAATGAGCGAAGCTGTTGCTAACCAGCCCACCTCCGATGTTATTTACGAAGAACTGCCTACCGAAGTACTCAAAAGCCGATTAGAGGCACTCAATCAAAAGACACCTTTCAACATTGAATACAATCCGATTTTAGAAAGAGTAATCAAATCGTTTTTAAAAAACCGACGTTCGTCATTAGAACGACTAATGAGTTTAAGCGATTATTATTTCCCAATGTTTGAACAGGAAATGAACGCTAAAAAAATTCCACTGGAAATGAAATATTTAGCCATAGTAGAATCAGCATTAAACCCTAAGGCTCGTTCGTATATGGGGGCTACAGGGCTATGGCAATTTATGTACGCCACAGGAAGAATGTATGGTTTAGAGGTGAGTAATTACGTAGATGAACGCTGTGATCCTGTACGGGCTACTAAAGCAGCCGCAAGTTATTTGAGTCGTTTGTACGACATCTTTGGAGATTGGGATTTGGTTTTAGCAGCTTACAACTCTGGTCCTGGTAATGTTACCAAAGCAATGCGACGCTCTGATGGAAAACAAAACTATTGGAATTTACGTCCGCACCTGCCACGCGAAACGGCTGGATATGTACCTGCTTTTTTGGCTACTTTATACATTTTTGAATATGCCTCCGAACACGGCTTCAATCCGCAAAAAAGGCAAAATCATCACTTCGAAACGGATACCATACGCGTAAAACAAGCTGTTCCTTTCAAAAACATCGCTGAAATAACAGGAATGGATATTAAAGAAATTCAATTTTTTAACCCTTCCTATCAGTTAGATGTGGTTCCTTACGTTGCGGGTAAAAATTATGGGCTTCGTCTTCCTGTTGAAGAAATTGGAAAGTTCGTAGCCAATGAAGAAATTGTTTATTCCTACATTAATGAAGAAATCGCTAAACGCGAAAAACCACTTCCTGAATTGGTGAAAGGCGACCAATACGTCTCTGGCGGAAAACGTATCATTCATAAAGTGAAAAAAGGAGATGTTTTGGGTAAAATTGCTACTCGTTACAAAGTATCGGTTTCTGACATCAAACGCTGGAACAAAATTAAAGGTACAAACATACAAATAGGGCAAAAATTGGTTATCCACCAGAAATAG